A window from Engraulis encrasicolus isolate BLACKSEA-1 chromosome 13, IST_EnEncr_1.0, whole genome shotgun sequence encodes these proteins:
- the LOC134460490 gene encoding uncharacterized protein K02A2.6-like, whose amino-acid sequence MAKLGPPEKFDFTRPSEWPMWRRRFDRYRVATKLDQDSGEVQVNTLLYAMGKEAEAIYESFVYDQIQRAEDWDGKATPDVIAQPGPDNEWLVDLDVNGSIVEFKIDTGADITVMSQSAFNKLLQCPRLIKTGPKPHITSPGGKVQTVGRFLASTSYKGQRYKYWVTVIKGPYSHNLLGRSVAKRMGLVMRVNAIKSEQLSDVFGDIGLFKCDPVKIELKPDAEPYSLATPRRIPFPLLPKVEAELKRMLSHGIIEEVTGPSDWCAPMVPVEKKNKEQVRVCVDLKRLNRAVRRERYMLPTLEDIAPKLAGATIFSTLDATSGFWQIPLEESSRKLTTFITPMGRFCFRRLPFGITSAPEIFQKRMSTLLQDHEGVVVVMDDILVYGATTEEHDRCLTAVLHTIRESGLKLNKAKCHFGKPELQYFGHLISAEGLRPDPSKVKAITNMSSPTNVEELRQVLGLINYVGRFLPDLSSKLHPITDLLKRENDWVWGDAQDRAFQCVKTMLVSAPALAYYEVDRKTVVSADASSYGLGAALMQEHGGELKPVAFCSRTLSEAEKRYSQIEKECLASVWACERFARYVQGMASFHVHTDHKPLVPLINAYDLDKAPPRCQRLLMRLMRFNVVAEHIPGKQLVVADTLSRLPLSEGSDGELEQEVQAYINSVVANAPVSSQRLSEIRTVTQQDEELPQIIAFIRHGWPRKSQVPPSLLPYFSERAQLSETDGLVLYQDRIVIPAVLRPAILEQIHKGHQGLTRCRARARMSVWWPSISSEITQKVTKCQFCIENKPTQRREPLLTTALPEGPWQRIAADLCELGKKTYLIVTDYYSRDIEIAHITAASSSQVINRLKAMFVRWGIPLELVSDNGTHFSSSEFKDFSVEYGFAHTTTSPHYPQANGAAERAVQTAKHILKQPDPHLALMCYRATPSAATGVSPAQLMTGRCIRTTLPMLEGQLQPAPVDRQQVLERDAQAKSSYQFYYNRRHSARHLPPLLQGQDVRVKIDGEKGWKTPAKVIGRCQEPRSYLVKTDSGAVLRRNRRHLQAGPLLQAGPGSSDSSDREPPAGGPTPPPARPSPPASPVLPARPSPTATPARSDEPADQRAPDGAARNATPHTARSGVQVTSRGRTATIEGRINPYVAADGGQSTPKS is encoded by the exons ATGGCAAAGTTAGGACCTCCGGAGAAGTTTGACTTCACTCGCCCGTCAGAATGGCCGATGTGGCGCCGTCGTTTCGATCGTTATCGAGTGGCAACGAAGCTGGACCAGGACAGCGGTGAAGTTCAAGTGAACACGTTGCTATATGCTATGGGGAAGGAAGCCGAGGCTATCTACGAGTCGTTCGTGTATGACCAGATTCAACGGGCCGAAGATTGGGATG GAAAGGCTACACCAGACGTGATTGCGCAGCCAGGCCCTGACAACGAGTGGCTAGTAGACCTGGATGTGAATGGCAGCATAGTGGAGTTTAAAATAGACACCGGCGCAGACATAACAGTAATGTCGCAGTCTGCATTCAACAAACTACTGCAATGCCCACGGTTGATCAAGACTGGCCCAAAGCCCCACATTACCAGCCCAGGAGGCAAAGTGCAGACAGTGGGCAGGTTCCTCGCCTCAACTTCATACAAGGGACAGCGGTACAAGTACTGGGTGACTGTTATCAAGGGGCCATACTCTCACAATCTCCTGGGGCGCAGTGTTGCCAAGAGAATGGGTCTAGTGATGAGAGTAAATGCAATCAAATCAGAACAGCTGAGTGATGTGTTTGGGGACATTGGACTGTTTAAATGTGACCCAGTGAAAATTGAGTTAAAGCCTGATGCAGAGCCCTACTCCCTGGCGACACCACGTCGCATCCCATTCCCCCTCCTTCCAAAAGTGGAGGCGGAACTGAAAAGAATGCTGTCCCATGGCATAATAGAGGAAGTCACAGGTCCCAGTGATTGGTGTGCCCCGATGGTCCCTGTTGAGAAGAAGAACAAAGAGCAAGTTAGAGTGTGTGTAGACTTGAAACGCCTGAACAGAGCAGTGCGACGTGAGAGGTACATGTTGCCCACTCTCGAAGACATAGCTCCAAAGCTGGCCGGAGCAACAATATTCTCCACTCTCGATGCGACAAGTGGGTTCTGGCAGATCCCGTTGGAGGAGAGCAGCCGGAAGCTGACAACATTCATAACTCCTATGGGAAGGTTCTGTTTCCGCAGGCTGCCATTCGGAATCACGTCAGCGCCAGAGATCTTCCAGAAACGGATGTCTACTCTGCTGCAGGATCACGAGGGGGTGGTCGTGGTGATGGATGACATCCTGGTGTATGGCGCCACGACTGAAGAGCATGATCGTTGCCTGACTGCAGTCTTACATACCATCAGAGAGAGTGGGCTGAAGCTGAACAAGGCCAAATGTCACTTTGGCAAACCAGAACTCCAGTACTTTGGCCACCTCATCAGTGCAGAGGGGCTGAGACCGGACCCCAGCAAGGTGAAAGCGATCACTAACATGTCCAGTCCAACAAACGTCGAGGAGCTGCGTCAAGTCCTGGGGCTCATCAATTACGTCGGGAGATTCCTGCCAGATCTCTCCTCAAAGCTACACCCGATCACAGACCTGCTGAAGAGGGAGAATGACTGGGTCTGGGGTGACGCACAAGACAGAGCGTTTCAGTGCGTCAAAACCATGCTGGTGTCTGCCCCTGCTCTGGCATACTACGAAGTTGACAGAAAGACTGTGGTTAGTGCAGACGCGAGCAGCTATGGCCTAGGCGCTGCGCTGATGCAAGAACATGGGGGTGAGTTGAAGCCAGTGGCATTCTGTTCCCGTACACTCTCAGAGGCAGAAAAACGATACTCACAGATTGAAAAAGAGTGCCTGGCAAGTGTGTGGGCCTGTGAGAGGTTCGCCCGCTACGTCCAAGGTATGGCCAGCTTCCACGTACACACAGACCACAAACCTCTTGTGCCACTTATAAATGCCTACGACTTAGACAAGGCTCCCCCCAGGTGTCAGAGACTCCTCATGCGCCTCATGCGTTTCAATGTAGTGGCagagcacatcccagggaaacAGCTCGTCGTCGCCGACACACTTTCCAGGTTGCCATTGTCTGAGGGGAGCGATGGAGAGCTGGAACAGGAAGTACAGGCCTATATTAACTCTGTTGTTGCAAATGCCCCAGTCTCATCACAGAGGCTCAGTGAGATCCGTACTGTCACTCAGCAAGACGAAGAGCTGCCACAGATCATAGCCTTCATCAGACATGGGTGGCCACGCAAGTCACAAGTGCCGCCATCCCTGCTGCCTTACTTTTCCGAGAGGGCGCAACTTTCTGAAACCGATGGGCTAGTGCTGTACCAGGACAGGATCGTCATCCCTGCTGTCCTGAGACCTGCCATACTGGAGCAGATCCACAAAGGCCACCAGGGCCTCACAAGGTGCCGTGCACGTGCAAGGATGTCTGTGTGGTGGCCATCCATCAGCAGCGAGATAACACAGAAGGTGACAAAATGCCAATTCTGCATTGAAAACAAGCCCACTCAGCGACGTGAACCATTACTCACCACAGCTCTTCCCGAGGGCCCTTGGCAGCGCATAGCAGCTGATCTCTGTGAACTTGGAAAAAAGACTTACCTCATAGTGACCGATTACTACTCCAGAGACATTGAAATAGCTCACATCACTGCAGCATCCAGTTCCCAGGTCATCAATAGGCTCAAGGCCATGTTCGTAAGATGGGGCATACCGCTCGAACTGGTGAGTGACAATGGCACGCAtttttcatcatcagagttcaAAGACTTTAGTGTAGAATATGGCTTTGCTCACACCACGACTAGCCCTCACTATCCCCAAGCAAACGGTGCAGCAGAACGGGCCGTTCAGACGGCTAAGCACATTCTGAAGCAGCCAGATCCACATCTTGCCCTGATGTGCTACAGAGCAACCCCCAGTGCAGCAACCGGTGTGAGCCCAGCTCAGCTCATGACTGGAAGATGCATTAGAACTACTCTTCCTATGTTGGAAGGGCAGCTGCAGCCGGCACCTGTTGACAGGCAACAGGTCCTCGAGAGAGACGCACAGGCAAAGTCATCTTACCAGTTCTACTACAATCGACGCCACTCTGCTCGTCACCTTCCACCGCTTCTTCAGGGCCAGGACGTCAGGGTCAAGATCGACGGAGAGAAGGGGTGGAAGACTCCTGCCAAAGTCATTGGCCGGTGCCAGGAGCCCCGGTCGTACCTGGTGAAGACGGACAGCGGTGCAGTGCTGCGTCGCAATCGGCGACATCTACAGGCTGGGCCTCTTCTACAAGCCGGGCCAGGGTCTTCAGATTCATCTGACCGAGAGCCGCCAGCTGGGGGACCAACACCGCCGCCAGCTAGACCGTCACCTCCAGCCAGTCCAGTGCTGCCAGCTAGACCGTCACCTACAGCCACTCCCGCGCGCAGCGACGAGCCAGCAGACCAGAGGGCCCCAGACGGAGCGGCGAGGAATGCAACCCCGCATACAGCACGCAGTGGGGTACAGGTGACTTCCAGGGGCC GAACAGCAACTATCGAGGGCAGAATAAATCCCTACGTTGCTGCGGATGGCGGGCAGTCTACCCCAAAATCCTAG